From Kineosporia succinea, the proteins below share one genomic window:
- a CDS encoding response regulator transcription factor — translation MKHKDRLELAGPPIPRQHPVRRTRVAIVDDHRLMLDGLTTWLTTRADDLDVVIAVTEFRELVRHPRFPVDVVLLDIDLGDDVPASAKIVELSAAGVAVVVVSTFSDPRRVRECVSAGALGYVPKSENADEMAHAVRAASRGEGHVTPALAAMLVADEHGEPGPALSPQERRALVLYASGLPLKTVARQLDISVETAKTYLTRVREKYAHAGREARTKIALHRRAVEDGLLHDAEGFHAE, via the coding sequence GTGAAGCACAAGGATCGGCTCGAGCTCGCCGGGCCACCGATCCCTCGGCAGCATCCGGTGCGGCGCACGCGGGTCGCCATCGTGGACGACCACCGGCTCATGCTGGACGGCCTGACCACCTGGCTGACCACCCGGGCCGACGACCTCGACGTGGTCATCGCGGTCACCGAGTTCCGCGAGCTGGTGCGGCATCCCCGGTTCCCGGTCGACGTGGTGCTGCTCGACATCGACCTCGGTGACGACGTCCCGGCCAGCGCCAAGATCGTGGAGCTGTCGGCGGCGGGCGTGGCCGTGGTGGTGGTGAGCACCTTCTCCGACCCTCGGCGGGTGCGGGAGTGTGTGTCGGCGGGGGCTCTCGGCTACGTGCCGAAGAGCGAGAACGCGGACGAGATGGCGCACGCCGTGCGGGCCGCGTCGCGGGGTGAGGGACACGTGACGCCGGCGCTGGCGGCGATGCTGGTGGCCGACGAGCACGGTGAGCCCGGACCCGCGCTGAGCCCGCAGGAACGCCGGGCGCTGGTGCTGTACGCGTCCGGTCTGCCGCTGAAAACGGTTGCGCGGCAGCTGGACATCTCGGTGGAGACGGCGAAGACCTACCTCACCCGGGTGCGGGAGAAGTACGCCCACGCGGGCCGGGAGGCGCGGACCAAGATCGCGCTGCACCGCCGGGCGGTCGAAGACGGCCTGCTGCACGACGCCGAGGGATTTCACGCCGAGTAG
- a CDS encoding helix-turn-helix domain-containing protein, whose translation MSSTKRIGALAAVHESFLAAPGSPLPDLIRPVVAESWRRSLALGVDPETEAAPLDLSESELADYRANHPLAAMMPLIRRLLTEDADEAGHIVAVGDAAGRLLWVEGHHHLRSRAENMQFVEGSLWSEGAAGTNAPGTALALGRAVEIRAGEHFGLGARSWSCVAAPVNHPLTGELLGVIDLTGGPDVTGPRTLALVRACAAAVEAGLQLRAGQPQADLRLRAGQPQADLRLRAGRRQTAPHLDPDLQNRSATDASTIPQRRRQPDETHARLCLLGPEAGTFEYQGRRVSLSRRHTELVWLLASAPNGLSAQALDIALHDEGEHLITVRAEINRLRRVLGPSLLSSRPYRLNLTVRTDVSQVRHALAEGRVAQALEHFTGSPLPGSEAPGIRSLTDEFVCEVREAALASRDPDALERWVQLTEGSDDAAAWQALLAALPTGSPRQARARARLSRLA comes from the coding sequence ATGTCCTCGACGAAGCGGATCGGAGCGCTGGCGGCCGTTCACGAGAGCTTCCTGGCCGCTCCCGGCTCCCCGCTGCCGGACCTGATCCGGCCGGTGGTCGCCGAGAGCTGGCGGCGTTCGCTCGCCCTCGGCGTCGATCCGGAGACCGAGGCCGCACCGCTCGACCTGTCCGAGTCCGAGCTCGCCGACTACCGCGCCAATCATCCGCTCGCCGCGATGATGCCCCTGATCCGGCGGCTTCTCACCGAAGACGCCGACGAGGCCGGGCACATCGTGGCGGTGGGCGACGCGGCTGGCCGGCTCCTGTGGGTCGAGGGCCACCATCACCTGCGCAGCCGGGCCGAGAACATGCAGTTCGTCGAGGGCTCACTGTGGAGCGAGGGGGCCGCGGGGACCAACGCTCCCGGCACCGCGCTGGCCCTGGGCCGGGCCGTCGAGATCCGGGCGGGCGAGCACTTCGGCCTGGGCGCCCGCTCGTGGAGCTGCGTCGCCGCCCCCGTCAACCACCCGCTCACCGGCGAACTGCTCGGCGTCATCGACCTGACCGGCGGGCCCGACGTGACCGGGCCCCGCACCCTCGCCCTGGTCCGCGCCTGCGCGGCCGCCGTGGAAGCCGGCCTCCAGCTCCGGGCCGGTCAGCCGCAGGCCGACCTTCGACTCCGGGCCGGTCAGCCGCAGGCCGACCTTCGACTCCGGGCCGGCCGCCGGCAAACCGCACCACACCTCGACCCGGACCTCCAAAACCGTTCCGCCACCGACGCGTCCACCATTCCCCAGCGCCGCCGGCAACCTGACGAGACCCACGCCCGGCTGTGCCTGCTCGGCCCGGAAGCCGGCACCTTCGAGTACCAGGGCCGTCGCGTCAGCCTCTCGCGCCGCCACACCGAACTGGTCTGGCTCCTGGCCAGCGCCCCCAACGGCCTCTCGGCCCAGGCCCTCGACATCGCCCTGCACGACGAGGGCGAGCACCTCATCACCGTGCGGGCCGAGATCAACCGGCTGCGAAGGGTTCTCGGCCCGAGCCTGCTCTCGTCGCGACCCTACCGGCTCAACCTGACGGTGCGCACCGACGTCTCCCAGGTGCGGCACGCGCTCGCCGAAGGACGCGTCGCGCAGGCCCTCGAGCACTTCACGGGGAGTCCTCTTCCCGGCTCCGAGGCCCCCGGAATCCGTTCCCTGACCGATGAATTCGTCTGTGAGGTACGCGAAGCGGCCCTGGCCTCGCGCGATCCCGACGCCCTCGAGCGCTGGGTACAGCTGACCGAGGGCAGCGACGACGCCGCCGCCTGGCAGGCCCTGCTCGCTGCCCTGCCCACCGGATCGCCCCGCCAGGCCCGCGCCCGAGCCCGGTTGAGCCGTCTGGCGTAA
- a CDS encoding ferredoxin, with amino-acid sequence MAAERRLSVDWPACKGHGLCAELVPELVTLDEWGYPILADRAVTRGVQANAKRAVAACPTLALILEEKEIAAPPRAADPIAEAIREATGSHPVQRRGRSDAGAPATGAHPVTASHQTPPSGPLRRADPGPTPVANWGPPDSAPTAHTPVHTPPATRWNPTGDPELRPGQGPAPIHPTPIHPAAQPQPVPTWSPTPGQPPVTGQFPTIGHPPAAGGTPAASQYPSTGQFPLPAPGPATGQQPLTGQNPKASQYPGANQPPGTGQFPATGQQSATGQYPATGQYPTTGQYPTTGQYPETGQHPMVGQYPGTGQFPTTGQLPAAGRAPATNWAPGTGQEPGAGQPSPTGQTPTRRHEPADDPITGAIQAVTGPNATRRQTPSGGMPRHATPAYGHPSLVPEPDQDEPYHPFFDGYEAEKAAPPPDDRPRTRREARKKSRR; translated from the coding sequence ATGGCAGCGGAACGACGGCTCAGCGTGGACTGGCCGGCCTGCAAGGGCCACGGCCTGTGTGCCGAGCTCGTTCCGGAGCTGGTGACGCTGGACGAGTGGGGGTATCCGATCCTGGCCGACCGGGCGGTGACCCGCGGGGTGCAGGCCAACGCGAAGCGCGCCGTCGCGGCCTGCCCCACGCTCGCCCTGATCCTGGAGGAGAAGGAGATCGCCGCCCCGCCCCGGGCCGCCGATCCGATCGCTGAAGCGATCCGCGAGGCCACCGGCTCGCACCCGGTGCAGCGCCGCGGCCGCTCCGACGCCGGGGCTCCGGCCACCGGCGCCCATCCCGTCACCGCCTCGCACCAGACGCCCCCCTCCGGCCCGCTGCGCCGGGCCGACCCGGGCCCCACCCCAGTCGCGAACTGGGGCCCACCCGACAGCGCTCCCACCGCGCACACACCCGTGCACACGCCCCCGGCCACCCGCTGGAACCCCACCGGCGACCCCGAACTGCGCCCAGGACAAGGCCCGGCCCCGATCCACCCGACCCCGATCCACCCGGCCGCCCAACCGCAACCCGTCCCAACCTGGTCGCCCACCCCCGGCCAGCCTCCGGTAACAGGCCAGTTCCCCACGATCGGCCACCCCCCGGCGGCGGGCGGAACCCCAGCTGCGAGCCAGTACCCCAGCACGGGGCAGTTCCCCCTGCCCGCGCCAGGTCCCGCAACCGGGCAGCAGCCCTTGACGGGCCAAAACCCGAAGGCGAGCCAGTACCCAGGAGCGAACCAGCCCCCCGGGACCGGCCAATTCCCGGCCACGGGGCAGCAGTCCGCGACGGGCCAATACCCGGCGACGGGCCAATACCCGACGACCGGCCAATACCCGACGACCGGCCAGTACCCAGAGACCGGGCAGCACCCGATGGTGGGCCAGTACCCGGGCACGGGCCAGTTCCCGACGACTGGGCAGCTCCCCGCCGCAGGACGAGCTCCAGCGACGAACTGGGCACCCGGCACCGGGCAGGAACCGGGCGCCGGCCAGCCGTCACCCACCGGACAGACCCCCACACGTCGTCATGAGCCCGCCGACGACCCGATCACGGGGGCCATCCAGGCGGTCACCGGTCCGAACGCGACGCGGCGGCAGACCCCGTCGGGCGGCATGCCGCGCCACGCGACTCCCGCCTACGGACACCCCTCCCTCGTGCCCGAACCGGACCAGGACGAGCCGTACCACCCGTTCTTCGACGGCTACGAGGCCGAGAAGGCAGCCCCACCCCCGGACGACCGCCCCCGCACCCGCCGAGAAGCACGCAAGAAGAGCCGTCGCTGA
- a CDS encoding NAD(P)H-quinone oxidoreductase: protein MKAVVITEFGEPDVLQVRDVPDPTVRTGEVLIDVAAAGVNRADLLQRAGHYPPPAGSPEWPGMEVSGTISAVGADVDHWTPGDQVCALLTGGGYAERVAVPQGQVLPIPKTVDLIDAAALPEVTATVWSNVFMAAGLRPREVLLVHGGSSGIGTMAIQLATQIGARVAVTCGTQEKLERCRELGAQILINYRDQDFVEALKEATGGHGADVVLDNMGASYLSRNLQSLAYGGRIVVIGMQGGAKTELNLNHLMSRRAALIATTLRARPAAEKETIMSSVGQHVWPLLSGGAVKPVIHTRLPLERAAEAHRIMAGSQHVGKILLTT, encoded by the coding sequence ATGAAAGCCGTGGTCATCACCGAGTTCGGCGAGCCCGACGTGCTCCAGGTCCGAGACGTGCCGGATCCGACCGTGCGCACCGGCGAAGTCCTCATCGACGTCGCCGCGGCCGGGGTGAACCGGGCCGACCTGCTGCAACGGGCTGGGCACTACCCACCGCCGGCCGGCTCCCCGGAGTGGCCCGGCATGGAGGTGAGCGGCACGATCAGCGCGGTCGGGGCCGACGTCGATCACTGGACGCCGGGCGACCAGGTGTGCGCGCTGCTCACCGGCGGCGGTTACGCCGAGCGGGTGGCGGTGCCCCAGGGGCAGGTGCTGCCGATCCCGAAGACCGTCGACCTGATCGACGCCGCCGCGCTGCCCGAGGTCACGGCCACGGTCTGGAGCAACGTCTTCATGGCGGCCGGCCTGCGCCCGCGTGAGGTACTGCTGGTGCACGGCGGCTCGAGCGGGATCGGCACGATGGCGATCCAGCTGGCCACCCAGATCGGGGCGCGGGTGGCGGTGACCTGCGGAACGCAGGAGAAGCTCGAGCGCTGCCGCGAACTGGGCGCGCAGATCCTGATCAACTACCGCGACCAGGACTTCGTCGAGGCCCTGAAGGAGGCCACCGGCGGCCACGGGGCCGACGTGGTGCTCGACAACATGGGTGCGTCCTATCTGTCCCGCAACCTGCAGTCGCTGGCCTACGGCGGTCGCATCGTGGTGATCGGGATGCAGGGCGGCGCCAAGACCGAGCTGAACCTGAACCACCTGATGTCGCGCCGGGCCGCCCTGATCGCCACGACGCTACGGGCCCGGCCCGCGGCCGAGAAGGAGACGATCATGTCGAGCGTCGGTCAGCACGTCTGGCCGTTGCTCAGCGGAGGCGCGGTGAAGCCGGTGATCCACACCCGGCTGCCGCTGGAGCGGGCCGCCGAGGCACATCGGATCATGGCCGGTTCGCAGCACGTCGGGAAGATCCTGCTGACCACCTGA
- the adh gene encoding aldehyde dehydrogenase produces the protein MAVIAAPGQPGSPTTFASRYDNWIGGRRVAPVKGQYFENPSPVNGKTFCEVARGTAEDIELALDAAHAAAPAWGRTSVAERANILNKIADRMEQNLEALAVAESWDNGKPIRESLAADLPLAIDHFRYFAGAIRAQEGSISQLDEDTVAYHFLEPLGVVGQIIPWNFPLLMAVWKLAPALAAGNAVVLKPAEQTPASIMHWIDLVGDLLPDGVLNIVNGFGVEAGKPLASSSRISKIAFTGETTTGRLIMQYASQNIIPVTLELGGKSPNIFFEDVAAEKDAFYDKALEGFTMFALNSGEVCTCPSRGLIQSSIYDSFLADATERTRAIVAGNPLDTDTMIGAQASNDQLEKILSYFEIGKAEGATLVTGGTRADLGGDLSEGYYVTPTIFTGDNSMRIFQEEIFGPVVSVTKFDSQDEALKIANDTLYGLGAGVWSRDINTAYRFGRGIQAGRVWTNNYHAYPAAAAFGGYKGSGIGRENHKMMLDHYQQTKNMLVSYSPNKLGFF, from the coding sequence ATGGCTGTCATCGCAGCGCCCGGCCAGCCGGGCAGCCCCACCACTTTCGCCTCTCGCTACGACAACTGGATCGGTGGCCGACGCGTCGCCCCGGTCAAGGGGCAGTACTTCGAGAACCCGAGCCCCGTCAACGGAAAGACCTTCTGTGAGGTGGCCCGCGGCACCGCCGAGGACATCGAGCTCGCCCTCGACGCCGCGCACGCCGCGGCCCCGGCCTGGGGCAGGACCTCGGTCGCCGAGCGCGCCAACATCCTGAACAAGATCGCCGACCGGATGGAACAGAACCTCGAGGCGCTCGCCGTCGCCGAGTCCTGGGACAACGGCAAGCCGATCCGTGAGTCCCTGGCCGCCGACCTGCCGCTGGCCATCGACCACTTCCGGTACTTCGCCGGTGCGATCCGGGCCCAGGAGGGCTCGATCAGCCAGCTCGACGAAGACACCGTGGCCTACCACTTCCTCGAGCCGCTGGGTGTGGTCGGCCAGATCATCCCCTGGAACTTCCCACTGCTCATGGCGGTCTGGAAGCTGGCCCCGGCCCTCGCCGCGGGCAACGCCGTGGTGCTCAAGCCGGCCGAGCAGACCCCGGCCTCGATCATGCACTGGATCGACCTGGTCGGTGACCTGCTGCCCGACGGTGTGCTCAACATCGTCAACGGTTTCGGCGTCGAGGCGGGCAAGCCCCTGGCCTCCAGCTCCCGCATCAGCAAGATCGCCTTCACCGGCGAGACCACCACCGGCCGGTTGATCATGCAGTACGCCAGCCAGAACATCATCCCGGTCACCCTGGAGCTGGGCGGCAAGAGCCCGAACATCTTCTTCGAGGACGTGGCCGCGGAGAAGGACGCCTTCTACGACAAGGCGCTCGAGGGCTTCACCATGTTCGCCCTGAACTCGGGCGAGGTGTGCACCTGCCCCTCGCGCGGCCTGATCCAGTCGAGCATCTACGACTCGTTCCTCGCCGACGCCACCGAGCGCACCAGGGCGATCGTGGCCGGCAACCCGCTCGACACCGACACCATGATCGGCGCCCAGGCCAGCAACGACCAGCTCGAGAAGATCCTGTCCTACTTCGAGATCGGCAAGGCCGAGGGCGCCACGCTGGTCACCGGGGGCACCCGCGCCGACCTGGGCGGTGACCTCTCCGAGGGCTACTACGTGACCCCGACGATCTTCACCGGCGACAACTCGATGCGGATCTTCCAGGAGGAGATCTTCGGCCCGGTGGTCTCGGTGACGAAGTTCGACAGCCAGGACGAGGCGCTGAAGATCGCCAACGACACGCTGTACGGGCTCGGCGCCGGTGTCTGGTCGCGAGACATCAACACCGCATACCGTTTCGGGCGAGGCATCCAGGCCGGACGGGTGTGGACGAACAACTACCACGCCTACCCGGCGGCTGCGGCGTTCGGCGGTTACAAGGGCTCGGGCATCGGCCGCGAGAACCACAAGATGATGCTCGACCACTACCAGCAGACCAAGAACATGCTGGTCAGCTACTCGCCGAACAAGCTCGGGTTCTTCTGA
- a CDS encoding DUF779 domain-containing protein — translation MLRTLREQHGPLMFHQSGGCCDGSSPMCYPLGDFMTGDADVLLAELPLDADKIPVWMSRNQFEYWKHTHLTIDVVPGRGAGFSLEAPHGVRFLIRSRLLTDDELGALNS, via the coding sequence ATGCTGCGCACGTTGCGTGAGCAGCACGGTCCGCTGATGTTCCACCAGTCCGGTGGTTGTTGCGACGGAAGCTCGCCGATGTGTTACCCGCTCGGTGATTTCATGACCGGCGACGCCGACGTGCTGCTCGCCGAGCTGCCGCTCGACGCCGACAAGATCCCGGTCTGGATGTCGCGCAACCAGTTCGAGTACTGGAAGCACACGCATCTCACCATCGACGTGGTTCCCGGTCGGGGAGCGGGCTTCTCGCTCGAGGCGCCCCACGGTGTGCGGTTCCTGATCCGGTCCCGGTTGCTCACCGACGACGAGCTCGGGGCCCTGAATTCCTGA
- a CDS encoding HAD family hydrolase produces the protein MRMVACDLDGTIVGRDGRISQRTLDALTACERLGVHVVFVTGRPTRWMEPIVEMTGHQGLALCGNGAVVLNLATGDVVSSRALALPTVVAVTQRLRERIPGAAFALETLAGYRREPAYRAMHPAAQDTDPAPLDVLLGDDPTVVKVLCKQSAEHYGEMDSDEMLVLARAVLGDLAEVVHSDPQAHMLEISAPGVTKASALAWLAGELGVEAGEVVAFGDMPNDIPMLTWAGTGYAMSGGHPDAIAAASRQAPPCDEDGVAQVIEELLAGRDHKVGR, from the coding sequence ATGCGAATGGTTGCGTGCGATCTGGACGGCACGATCGTCGGCCGGGACGGGCGCATCTCGCAGCGCACCCTGGACGCACTCACGGCCTGCGAACGTCTCGGCGTGCACGTGGTCTTCGTGACCGGCCGGCCGACGCGCTGGATGGAACCGATCGTCGAGATGACCGGTCACCAGGGCCTGGCGCTGTGCGGCAACGGCGCGGTGGTGCTGAACCTGGCCACGGGTGACGTGGTGAGCAGCCGGGCGCTGGCCCTGCCCACGGTCGTCGCGGTGACGCAGCGGCTGCGGGAACGTATCCCGGGGGCGGCGTTCGCGCTGGAGACCCTGGCCGGGTACCGGCGTGAGCCGGCGTACAGGGCGATGCATCCGGCGGCCCAGGACACCGACCCGGCGCCGCTCGACGTGCTGCTCGGTGACGACCCGACGGTGGTGAAGGTGCTGTGCAAGCAGTCCGCGGAGCACTACGGGGAGATGGACTCCGACGAGATGCTGGTGCTGGCCCGCGCCGTGCTGGGCGATCTGGCCGAGGTGGTGCACTCGGATCCGCAGGCTCACATGCTCGAGATCTCGGCGCCCGGGGTGACGAAGGCGAGCGCCCTGGCCTGGCTCGCCGGTGAGCTCGGGGTGGAGGCCGGTGAGGTGGTGGCGTTCGGTGACATGCCCAACGACATCCCGATGCTGACCTGGGCCGGCACCGGCTACGCGATGAGCGGTGGGCACCCCGACGCGATTGCAGCGGCGAGTCGTCAGGCTCCGCCCTGTGACGAGGACGGGGTCGCTCAGGTGATCGAGGAGCTCCTGGCCGGACGTGACCACAAGGTCGGGAGGTAG
- a CDS encoding bacterial proteasome activator family protein, translating to MSDSANEQDSGPHDERVVVVTPEGMAVTGPSNSETNPANQIEQPAKVMRIGSMIKQLLEEVRSAPLDEAGRARLAAIHERSLKELEDGLAPELVEELHSIVLPFSGDSTPTDAELRIAQAQLVGWLEGLFHGIQTVLFAQQMAARTQLEQMRRALPGGAGAMAPEGLGGGQQARPGGTGQYL from the coding sequence ATGTCCGATTCGGCGAACGAGCAGGATTCCGGCCCTCACGACGAGCGCGTCGTGGTGGTCACGCCCGAAGGCATGGCGGTCACGGGTCCCAGCAACAGCGAGACGAACCCGGCGAACCAGATCGAGCAGCCGGCCAAGGTCATGCGGATCGGCAGCATGATCAAGCAGTTGCTCGAAGAGGTCCGGAGCGCTCCTCTCGACGAGGCGGGCCGCGCCCGGCTCGCGGCGATCCACGAGCGGTCGCTGAAGGAGCTCGAAGACGGGCTGGCCCCGGAACTGGTCGAGGAGCTGCACTCGATCGTGCTGCCGTTCAGCGGCGACTCCACCCCGACCGACGCCGAGCTGCGGATCGCGCAGGCTCAGCTGGTCGGGTGGCTGGAGGGGCTGTTCCACGGCATCCAGACGGTGCTGTTCGCCCAGCAGATGGCGGCGCGCACGCAGCTCGAGCAGATGCGCCGGGCTCTGCCCGGGGGTGCCGGGGCGATGGCGCCCGAGGGGCTGGGCGGCGGTCAGCAGGCCCGGCCGGGTGGCACGGGCCAGTACCTCTGA
- a CDS encoding methyl-accepting chemotaxis protein: MAAPTAPSSHPLIAVSAVGALFTGVLPVLGAPSFAPIAAGVLVAAGAVVLGRNLNRSVSRLDADAGAATRALTSGSLNLKADAEHPVSSSVAVLGSTLRPLGPAVDLLVIAGQEMSAAGATISDGAQDTSGNANQIAESAADVSRNVAAMAAAGEQMQAAIAEISRSAAMAAETAASGVNAVGSAVTTMGALEQSSARVGDIVKTITTIAEQTNLLALNATIEAARAGDAGKGFAVVAEEVKQLAQETARATEEIGNTVQQIQGDSSHAIQAIHEIRTIIDRISEFQQSIATAVEEQTLTTQQLTQTTAEVAGQAESIAGSVAVVADRSTSTTTAAVRNHKAVSEVARLAGELKAVVSALTLPEVEIVAPSYSIGWDRPANRLDIALRGNWDLPLATTYANELKAAFLENKPGWKVLCDMSQLGATTPEVQAQIEGTMARAAELGIGYAVILLDNPLVAMQMQRSSDATGAPIGYATNKSDGLAILAQH, translated from the coding sequence GTGGCAGCACCCACAGCACCGTCTTCCCACCCTCTGATCGCCGTCAGTGCTGTCGGCGCCCTCTTCACCGGCGTCCTCCCGGTTCTCGGGGCCCCGAGCTTCGCCCCGATCGCCGCCGGTGTGCTGGTGGCCGCCGGCGCGGTCGTTCTCGGCCGGAACCTGAACCGGTCGGTCTCCCGCCTGGACGCGGACGCCGGCGCCGCCACCCGCGCCCTGACCTCCGGTTCCCTGAACCTCAAGGCCGACGCCGAGCACCCGGTCAGCTCGTCGGTCGCCGTGCTCGGCAGCACCCTGCGCCCGCTCGGCCCGGCCGTCGACCTGCTCGTCATCGCCGGTCAGGAGATGTCCGCGGCCGGCGCCACGATCAGCGACGGCGCCCAGGACACCAGCGGCAACGCCAACCAGATCGCCGAGTCGGCCGCCGACGTGTCCCGCAACGTGGCCGCGATGGCCGCCGCCGGTGAGCAGATGCAGGCCGCCATCGCCGAGATCTCACGCAGCGCGGCGATGGCCGCCGAGACCGCCGCCTCCGGCGTGAACGCGGTGGGCTCCGCGGTCACCACGATGGGTGCGCTCGAGCAGTCCAGCGCCCGGGTCGGCGACATCGTCAAGACCATCACCACGATCGCCGAGCAGACCAACCTCCTGGCCCTGAACGCCACCATCGAGGCCGCTCGCGCCGGTGACGCGGGCAAGGGCTTCGCCGTGGTGGCCGAGGAGGTCAAGCAGCTCGCACAGGAGACCGCCCGCGCCACCGAGGAGATCGGCAACACCGTCCAGCAGATCCAGGGCGACTCCTCGCACGCCATCCAGGCGATTCACGAGATCCGCACGATCATCGACCGGATCAGCGAGTTCCAGCAGAGCATCGCCACCGCGGTGGAGGAGCAGACCCTCACCACGCAGCAGCTCACCCAGACCACCGCCGAGGTCGCGGGCCAGGCCGAGTCGATCGCCGGCTCGGTGGCCGTGGTCGCCGACCGGTCCACCTCCACCACCACCGCCGCCGTGCGCAACCACAAGGCGGTCAGTGAGGTGGCGCGCCTCGCCGGTGAGCTGAAGGCCGTCGTCTCGGCCCTCACCCTGCCCGAGGTCGAGATCGTGGCCCCCAGCTACTCGATCGGCTGGGACCGGCCCGCGAACCGTCTCGACATCGCCCTGCGCGGCAACTGGGACCTCCCGCTGGCCACGACCTACGCCAACGAGCTGAAGGCGGCCTTCCTGGAGAACAAGCCGGGCTGGAAGGTGCTCTGCGACATGAGCCAGCTGGGCGCCACCACGCCCGAGGTGCAGGCGCAGATCGAGGGCACGATGGCCCGGGCCGCCGAGCTCGGCATCGGCTACGCGGTCATCCTGCTCGACAACCCGCTGGTCGCGATGCAGATGCAGCGCTCGTCCGACGCCACCGGGGCCCCGATCGGCTACGCCACCAACAAGTCTGACGGTCTGGCGATCCTGGCCCAGCACTGA